In one Natronosalvus amylolyticus genomic region, the following are encoded:
- a CDS encoding RNA-guided endonuclease InsQ/TnpB family protein codes for MKRANRFNVRPRSEKEREVFIRWLDASASLWNETNYARRQALLEDDESIWDADTGKLEGKYKGVLSSSVAQQIIRKNSEAWRSFFSSNEKYHAGKLDEKPSPPGYWGNEDDGRVLRTYVRNDQYTIQFGKYSRLEVPIGSELKNELGLNRNQRLRVEVAGEPKWSGEQGRLELVYDETADTFRAYQPVTVDSSRLDSPLASEEAALDVGANNLVACTTTTGSQYLYEGRELFERFRETTEQIAYYQSLLEDQRKSSKRIDRLYRKRTNRRKHAQNTLVRDLVERLYDEGVSTLYVGDIKGVLSTHWSPVINSKTHNFWAYRRFINRLEDMCEEYGIRVEEESEAWTSQECPDCGEREGTIRHEDSLACPCGFEGHADLVASESFLRQQNNTVGSMARPVYLKWNKHSWREHHSPPSLVETTANEAYTNQSTAAGGNVALGEVQDD; via the coding sequence ATGAAGCGAGCCAACCGCTTCAACGTTCGCCCTCGCTCGGAGAAAGAGCGTGAGGTGTTCATTCGCTGGTTGGACGCTTCTGCGAGTCTCTGGAACGAGACCAACTACGCTCGCCGCCAAGCCTTGCTTGAAGACGACGAAAGCATCTGGGACGCCGACACCGGCAAACTCGAAGGCAAATACAAGGGTGTTCTCAGCAGTTCCGTCGCCCAGCAGATCATCCGCAAGAACTCCGAAGCGTGGCGGTCGTTCTTCTCCAGCAACGAGAAGTACCACGCCGGCAAACTCGACGAGAAGCCGTCGCCACCCGGGTACTGGGGTAACGAAGACGATGGACGGGTACTCCGCACGTACGTTCGCAACGACCAGTACACCATCCAATTCGGGAAATATTCCCGGCTTGAAGTCCCGATCGGCTCCGAACTCAAAAACGAACTTGGGTTGAATCGGAACCAACGCCTTCGCGTTGAAGTTGCTGGTGAGCCGAAGTGGAGCGGCGAGCAAGGCCGACTCGAACTCGTGTACGACGAAACCGCAGATACGTTCAGGGCTTATCAACCAGTCACCGTCGACAGTTCTCGACTGGATTCACCACTGGCTTCGGAAGAAGCCGCTCTCGACGTGGGCGCGAACAATCTCGTCGCTTGCACGACGACAACCGGTTCTCAATACTTGTACGAAGGACGTGAGTTGTTCGAGCGGTTCCGCGAAACCACCGAACAAATCGCGTACTACCAGTCACTCCTCGAAGACCAGCGCAAATCCAGCAAGCGCATCGACCGCTTGTACCGTAAGCGCACGAATCGGCGCAAACACGCCCAAAACACCCTCGTCCGCGACCTCGTGGAACGTCTGTACGACGAGGGCGTGTCGACGCTGTACGTAGGCGACATCAAAGGCGTTCTCTCAACACATTGGTCGCCGGTTATAAACTCGAAGACGCACAACTTTTGGGCGTACCGCCGGTTCATCAATCGGCTCGAAGACATGTGCGAAGAGTACGGTATCAGGGTCGAAGAGGAATCTGAAGCGTGGACGAGTCAGGAGTGTCCCGACTGTGGCGAGCGCGAAGGGACTATTCGCCACGAGGATTCGCTGGCGTGTCCGTGTGGGTTCGAGGGTCACGCCGACCTTGTCGCATCGGAATCGTTCCTGAGACAGCAGAACAACACAGTAGGGTCGATGGCACGGCCCGTGTACCTCAAGTGGAACAAACACAGTTGGCGGGAACATCATAGCCCGCCCTCCCTTGTGGAGACAACGGCCAACGAGGCGTACACAAACCAAAGTACCGCAGCAGGCGGGAATGTCGCTCTCGGGGAAGTTCAGGACGACTGA
- a CDS encoding hydantoinase/oxoprolinase family protein, whose translation MRENNTRVAVDIGGTFTDFVAVTDGELSLEKASTTPDNFANGVISTLEKSSLSQSAIDQFVHGTTVVINAVTERNGERCALITTSGFRDVLDITRANRPDMFNFRYEKPEPFVPRRDRFEVDERVDQAGTVLDSLSESAVETAVAKIRDRGIDTIAVAYLHAYANPEHELRTREIIAEQFPEAYVTLSHELTGEYREYERTNTAVLNSYVRPIADEYLTTLESHLDANGVEGNRYVMKSNAGTSSFEQARQSPIEMVESGPVGGVFGAARVGTSIGEPNVISFDMGGTTAKTSLIENGDVDIGTEYWLESSRQNEGYPLQIPVVDIVEIGAGGGSIAWVDQGGSINVGPESAGADPGPACYGQGGTDPTVTDVNLLTGRLNPAYFLGGEMELDVDQAEAALEPVADEFGTSVRETAHGILRVVNSNMANALKQVSLQRGYDPRQFAMVASGGAGGLHAAALGRDLGVNEVIIPRAPGQFSAWGMLLTDLRRDYVRTWVRPFHREAAPAVNERFVELADRAVTEFGEEDIPPEKVSLELSVDLRYTGQEHTVQTPIPVGSEDTKRTVSAASSEPLVTADAIGATIARFHERHEQAYTFSLDDPVELVNVRLTATAEAAKPTIEPVSRDGTLEDARKGSRTVDFDREGTQETTVYERASIPIDEPVTGPAIIEEPACTTLVHPGQQFRLDEYANVRITEEIR comes from the coding sequence GTGAGAGAGAACAACACCCGTGTCGCGGTCGATATCGGGGGGACCTTCACCGACTTCGTCGCCGTTACCGACGGAGAACTGTCCCTCGAGAAGGCGTCTACGACACCGGATAACTTCGCTAACGGCGTCATTTCGACCCTCGAGAAGAGTTCGTTGTCCCAGTCTGCTATCGATCAGTTCGTGCATGGAACCACGGTCGTCATCAATGCGGTGACTGAACGAAACGGCGAACGGTGTGCGCTCATCACTACCAGTGGGTTCCGCGACGTTCTCGACATTACGCGGGCCAATCGACCGGATATGTTTAACTTCCGGTACGAAAAGCCCGAACCGTTCGTCCCCCGTCGTGACCGGTTCGAAGTCGACGAACGCGTCGACCAGGCAGGAACCGTCCTGGACTCACTATCGGAATCGGCCGTCGAAACGGCTGTCGCGAAAATTCGTGACCGGGGCATCGACACCATAGCCGTCGCGTATCTGCACGCCTACGCGAACCCGGAACACGAACTGCGGACCCGTGAGATCATCGCCGAACAATTCCCCGAAGCGTACGTCACGCTCTCACACGAACTGACCGGCGAGTATCGTGAGTACGAACGCACGAATACAGCCGTTCTCAACTCCTACGTCCGACCCATCGCAGACGAGTATCTCACCACGCTCGAGTCACACCTCGATGCGAACGGGGTCGAGGGAAACCGGTACGTCATGAAATCGAACGCGGGGACCAGTAGTTTCGAACAGGCCCGGCAGAGCCCCATCGAGATGGTCGAAAGCGGACCTGTTGGCGGTGTTTTCGGGGCGGCACGCGTCGGTACGAGCATCGGCGAACCCAACGTCATCAGTTTCGACATGGGCGGAACGACCGCAAAGACCTCTCTCATCGAGAATGGCGACGTCGACATCGGCACGGAATACTGGCTCGAGAGTTCGCGCCAGAACGAAGGCTACCCGCTCCAGATTCCCGTGGTCGATATCGTCGAAATCGGGGCCGGCGGCGGGTCTATCGCCTGGGTGGACCAGGGCGGTTCGATCAACGTTGGCCCGGAAAGCGCGGGTGCCGACCCGGGACCGGCCTGTTACGGCCAGGGTGGCACCGACCCGACGGTCACCGACGTCAATCTGTTGACCGGCCGTCTGAATCCCGCGTACTTCCTCGGCGGCGAGATGGAACTCGACGTCGACCAGGCCGAAGCCGCCCTCGAGCCAGTCGCTGACGAATTCGGTACCTCGGTTCGGGAGACCGCACACGGCATCCTCCGGGTCGTCAACTCCAACATGGCGAACGCGTTGAAGCAGGTCAGCCTGCAGCGGGGGTACGACCCGCGACAGTTCGCGATGGTCGCCAGCGGTGGGGCAGGCGGCCTGCACGCCGCCGCCCTGGGGCGTGACCTCGGCGTCAACGAAGTCATCATCCCACGAGCGCCCGGACAGTTCTCCGCCTGGGGGATGCTCCTGACGGACCTTCGCCGAGATTACGTGCGGACCTGGGTCCGCCCGTTCCACCGCGAGGCTGCACCCGCCGTGAACGAACGCTTTGTCGAACTGGCCGACCGCGCGGTCACCGAATTTGGCGAGGAAGACATTCCTCCCGAGAAGGTTTCACTCGAGTTGAGCGTCGACCTCCGGTACACCGGTCAGGAACATACCGTGCAGACGCCAATTCCGGTGGGGAGCGAGGATACAAAAAGAACGGTTTCGGCTGCCTCGAGCGAACCGCTGGTCACTGCAGACGCGATTGGAGCGACGATAGCCCGATTCCACGAGCGCCACGAACAGGCGTACACGTTCTCGCTCGACGACCCGGTCGAACTCGTCAACGTTCGCCTCACCGCGACGGCGGAAGCGGCCAAGCCGACGATCGAACCCGTTTCTCGAGACGGCACCCTCGAAGACGCGAGGAAAGGTTCTCGCACAGTTGATTTCGACCGAGAGGGGACCCAAGAGACCACGGTGTACGAACGAGCCTCGATACCGATCGACGAACCGGTCACTGGACCGGCCATCATCGAAGAACCGGCCTGTACCACGCTCGTTCACCCCGGACAACAGTTCCGACTCGACGAGTACGCGAACGTTCGAATCACGGAGGAAATCCGATGA
- a CDS encoding cupin domain-containing protein: protein MDAVTIHHLDSVWDDSVDEPLALYDSSDPSVQTGSYVIEPGERVPETGTTSHEGDEISVILEGEVELVADGERYTAGPGTLSVIEAGTPHYSVNTGEEPCRLVYTVLGGL, encoded by the coding sequence ATGGATGCAGTTACCATACACCATCTCGACTCGGTGTGGGATGACAGCGTCGATGAACCGCTAGCCCTGTACGACTCATCCGACCCATCCGTCCAGACAGGGAGTTACGTTATCGAACCCGGCGAGCGAGTTCCCGAAACCGGAACGACCAGCCACGAAGGCGACGAAATATCGGTGATCCTCGAGGGCGAAGTCGAACTCGTCGCTGACGGCGAACGCTACACAGCAGGGCCAGGAACCCTCTCGGTAATCGAAGCCGGAACGCCCCATTACAGTGTCAACACCGGCGAAGAACCCTGCAGACTCGTCTACACCGTACTGGGCGGTCTCTGA
- a CDS encoding aspartate/glutamate racemase family protein, translating to MRSTETTIRWIDPVGHDDFSGDIEDLLNDVKRDSTTVETVSLDRGPHHVEYHYYESLVLTDVLHLVKEAENDGVDATVIGCFYDLGLEEAREVSDSMPVMGPAQATTHLASTMGDTFSVVVGRRKWIPQMRATIERYGFGDRLASFRPVDLGVLDFQADPECTRERLTEAARAAIEEDHAEVVILGCTAEYGFHETLQDELGVPVLDAVTAPFKFAELQAELAELGWTHSKIGGYESPRLEEMEAWGIDEDYPTRGVWND from the coding sequence ATGCGTTCCACCGAAACGACAATCAGATGGATAGACCCAGTCGGCCACGACGACTTTAGCGGCGACATCGAAGACCTGCTGAACGACGTGAAACGCGATTCGACCACCGTCGAAACCGTCAGCCTTGACCGCGGCCCACACCACGTCGAGTACCACTACTACGAGTCGCTCGTCCTGACCGACGTGTTGCACCTGGTCAAGGAGGCCGAAAACGACGGCGTCGATGCCACCGTGATCGGCTGTTTCTACGACCTCGGTCTCGAGGAGGCCCGCGAAGTTTCCGATTCGATGCCCGTCATGGGGCCTGCCCAGGCAACGACGCATCTGGCATCGACGATGGGGGATACCTTCTCTGTCGTCGTCGGCCGTCGCAAGTGGATACCACAGATGCGGGCAACCATCGAACGATACGGCTTCGGCGACCGCCTGGCCTCGTTCCGGCCCGTCGATCTCGGCGTGCTGGATTTCCAGGCCGACCCGGAGTGTACCAGAGAGCGACTCACCGAAGCCGCTCGAGCAGCCATCGAGGAAGACCACGCCGAGGTCGTCATCCTGGGCTGTACCGCCGAGTACGGGTTCCACGAAACGCTACAGGACGAACTCGGCGTCCCGGTGCTGGATGCCGTCACGGCACCGTTCAAATTCGCGGAACTGCAGGCTGAACTCGCCGAGCTGGGCTGGACACACAGCAAGATAGGCGGTTACGAATCGCCACGACTCGAGGAGATGGAAGCCTGGGGTATTGACGAGGACTACCCGACTCGAGGCGTCTGGAACGACTGA
- a CDS encoding hydantoinase/oxoprolinase family protein, whose translation MTERLAVDIGGTFVDAISFDRDDRDIRVEKASTTPEEPESGVLASIDKVGADLEATEAFVHGTTLGLNAVLEREGATTGIITNEGFRDVYEIGRTNVERHAMYDIRYEKPESLVPRRRRVGVPGRLDADGEEVEPLDTDAVRDAAERLIEEQDVDTIAICFLHSYRNPAHERQAAEIIREAYPETSVSISSDITREYREYERTSTAVMDAYIKPIFGSYVDDLESELTQNGFDSPFFITRSGGGTLTAESATDAPVHTILSGPAGGLIGAAHVGRETDREDLITVDMGGTSLDACVIEDGTPAVKYDSRLEHQPLMIPVYDIRTIGAGGGSIAWLDGELLKVGPESAGAEPGPVCYGQGGTEPTVTDAAVALGYIDPADFLGGEMELDAAGAREAIESVLADPLESTVTDVSRGVFDVTLANTVGAIREITIEKGLDPREFSMMGFGGAGGMFVPLLGREMNVGEIVIPNAPSVFSAWGMLMADVVYDFARTNIEALGDLSLEDIETVFDELDEQAVETLESEGFTHDDITLNHTLEMRYLGQEHTVEVDANGVESTDEINDRFERKHADRYGHEMADPAEVVHQRVRAAGQNDKPPLETSEIEGDASPDPVGTREAFCFAALEAVDFAVYDRGDLVSGTEIQGPAIVREPTTTIVFHSDQTATVDEYGQLLITGGEDQ comes from the coding sequence GTGACAGAACGACTTGCCGTAGACATTGGCGGAACATTCGTCGATGCGATCAGTTTCGATCGAGACGATCGGGACATCCGCGTCGAAAAAGCATCGACTACGCCGGAGGAACCGGAATCGGGGGTGCTGGCATCGATCGATAAGGTCGGTGCCGACCTCGAGGCGACTGAAGCGTTCGTCCACGGGACGACACTCGGATTGAACGCCGTCCTCGAGCGAGAGGGTGCCACGACGGGCATCATCACCAACGAGGGGTTCCGCGACGTGTACGAGATCGGTCGGACAAACGTCGAACGCCACGCGATGTACGATATTCGCTACGAGAAACCCGAATCTCTCGTTCCACGCCGCCGACGGGTTGGCGTACCGGGTCGACTCGACGCCGACGGCGAGGAAGTCGAACCCCTCGACACCGATGCGGTTCGGGATGCAGCCGAGCGCCTGATCGAAGAACAGGACGTCGACACCATCGCAATCTGTTTCTTACATTCCTATCGAAACCCGGCACACGAGCGTCAGGCTGCCGAGATAATCCGCGAAGCCTACCCCGAGACGAGCGTCTCCATCTCGAGTGACATTACCCGTGAGTACCGCGAGTACGAGCGCACGAGCACCGCCGTAATGGACGCCTACATCAAGCCGATTTTCGGCAGCTACGTGGACGATCTCGAGAGCGAACTCACCCAGAACGGCTTCGACAGTCCGTTTTTCATCACGCGCTCGGGTGGAGGGACGTTGACCGCCGAGAGCGCGACGGATGCACCGGTACACACGATTCTCTCTGGACCGGCGGGTGGGCTCATCGGCGCAGCCCACGTTGGCCGGGAAACCGACCGGGAGGACCTCATCACCGTCGACATGGGTGGGACCAGCCTCGACGCCTGTGTGATCGAAGACGGCACGCCCGCCGTCAAGTACGATTCCCGCCTCGAGCACCAGCCCTTGATGATTCCGGTGTACGACATCCGAACGATCGGTGCCGGCGGCGGTTCCATCGCCTGGCTCGACGGCGAACTGCTCAAAGTTGGCCCGGAAAGCGCGGGCGCAGAGCCTGGCCCCGTCTGTTACGGTCAGGGTGGCACCGAGCCAACCGTTACCGACGCAGCCGTTGCACTCGGCTACATCGACCCCGCAGACTTCCTCGGCGGGGAAATGGAACTCGACGCAGCGGGCGCACGCGAGGCAATCGAATCCGTGCTCGCCGACCCGCTCGAGTCGACCGTTACGGACGTGTCGCGAGGTGTTTTCGACGTCACGCTCGCCAACACCGTCGGCGCAATACGAGAGATCACCATCGAAAAGGGACTGGACCCCCGCGAGTTCTCGATGATGGGCTTCGGCGGAGCAGGTGGCATGTTCGTGCCGTTGCTCGGCCGTGAAATGAACGTCGGGGAAATCGTCATCCCGAACGCACCGTCGGTGTTCTCGGCCTGGGGTATGTTGATGGCAGACGTCGTCTACGACTTCGCCCGAACCAACATCGAGGCGCTCGGCGACCTCTCACTCGAGGATATCGAGACCGTGTTCGACGAACTCGACGAGCAGGCAGTCGAAACCCTCGAGAGCGAAGGATTCACCCACGACGATATCACTCTCAACCACACCCTCGAGATGCGCTATCTCGGCCAGGAACACACCGTCGAAGTCGATGCAAACGGCGTCGAATCGACCGACGAAATCAACGACCGGTTCGAGCGCAAACACGCAGACCGCTACGGTCACGAAATGGCCGACCCGGCCGAAGTCGTTCACCAGCGAGTGCGTGCAGCCGGCCAAAACGATAAACCGCCACTCGAGACGAGCGAAATAGAAGGAGATGCGTCTCCTGACCCCGTCGGAACGCGTGAAGCGTTCTGTTTCGCAGCCCTCGAGGCCGTCGACTTCGCGGTGTACGACCGTGGCGACCTGGTTTCGGGAACTGAGATACAAGGACCAGCCATCGTTCGCGAACCGACGACGACCATCGTCTTCCACTCGGACCAGACGGCGACCGTCGACGAGTATGGACAGTTGCTGATCACTGGAGGTGAAGACCAATGA
- a CDS encoding hydantoinase B/oxoprolinase family protein yields MSTTTNGPDAATVEVVRNYLTSAATEMQRTLIRTAYNTIIYEILDFGISLYDRDRNLIADSPGLALFLGANDFALEKLIEHVGEENMEPGDVLIMNYPYWSSTHTLDVGVFAPIFREGADADADDNELIGYAATRAHWLDLGAKDAGYVLDSTDVHQEGVIFPGTKVYKGGEPDEEVLDLIRFNSRIPDKVIGDLNAQIAAIRTGKRRLRELHDKYGSETVDSCIDRIHDHGEQTARNAVRDLPDGTWSAVDHADGSTGELIRIEVEVTIDGEEFSVDFSGSSDQVEGPLNIPLGMTETVCKLCFKSITTPTEVSNAGQYAPLSVHAPEGNLFNASYPAPTFTIWTGIVSIDVVYKALAKALPETIPASSGGDLNDIMLYGEDPETGRQFVEANNDAVGWGATNDHDGANAVMHISETMVQNIPVEVFENKAPISFDELSLRTDSGGAGEYRGGLGLRRDFRIEHPVGALSIIQKTKKPGWGIDGGKPGAKNGIVLDLADDADERVQILVDNTDLYNDGNTWAGFFRGNFAPGEVISNRTGGGGGYGDPYDRDPEAVLEDVKDGYVSRAAAENEYGVVITDDLEINAEATREHRTS; encoded by the coding sequence ATGAGCACCACGACGAACGGACCGGACGCGGCGACCGTGGAGGTCGTCAGGAACTACCTCACCTCCGCGGCGACGGAGATGCAACGCACCCTGATCAGGACCGCCTACAACACGATCATCTACGAGATCCTCGATTTCGGCATCTCACTGTACGATCGAGACCGGAACCTCATCGCGGACTCACCCGGACTCGCACTGTTCCTCGGGGCGAACGACTTCGCCCTCGAGAAACTGATCGAGCACGTCGGCGAGGAAAACATGGAACCCGGCGACGTCCTCATCATGAACTATCCCTACTGGAGTTCGACCCACACCCTCGACGTCGGTGTGTTCGCTCCCATCTTCCGGGAAGGAGCCGACGCTGACGCCGACGACAACGAACTGATCGGCTACGCGGCGACCCGCGCTCACTGGCTCGACCTCGGTGCCAAAGACGCGGGCTACGTGCTCGATTCGACTGACGTCCACCAGGAAGGGGTTATCTTCCCCGGGACGAAGGTGTACAAAGGCGGCGAACCCGACGAGGAGGTCCTCGACCTCATCCGGTTCAACTCTCGTATCCCCGATAAGGTCATCGGCGATCTCAACGCACAGATTGCGGCCATTCGAACCGGTAAGCGCCGTCTTCGCGAACTCCACGACAAGTACGGCTCGGAGACGGTCGATTCGTGCATCGACCGTATCCACGATCACGGCGAGCAGACGGCTCGAAACGCCGTTCGCGACCTCCCTGACGGAACGTGGTCCGCGGTCGATCACGCGGACGGATCGACTGGCGAACTGATTCGAATCGAAGTCGAAGTAACCATCGACGGCGAGGAGTTCAGCGTCGACTTTAGCGGGTCGTCCGATCAGGTCGAGGGGCCACTCAATATTCCGCTGGGAATGACCGAGACGGTCTGTAAACTCTGTTTCAAATCGATCACGACACCGACAGAGGTGTCCAATGCGGGTCAGTACGCGCCGCTGTCGGTTCACGCCCCGGAGGGGAACCTGTTCAACGCGAGCTATCCGGCACCGACGTTTACTATCTGGACGGGAATCGTCAGCATCGACGTGGTCTACAAGGCACTCGCCAAGGCACTCCCGGAAACGATTCCGGCCAGTTCGGGCGGCGACCTCAACGACATCATGCTGTACGGCGAGGACCCCGAAACCGGCCGACAGTTCGTCGAGGCGAACAACGACGCCGTCGGCTGGGGAGCGACGAACGACCACGACGGGGCCAACGCTGTCATGCACATCAGCGAGACGATGGTCCAGAACATCCCCGTCGAAGTTTTCGAGAACAAAGCGCCCATCTCGTTCGACGAACTCTCGTTGCGAACCGACTCGGGCGGCGCTGGAGAATACCGCGGCGGCCTCGGGTTGCGTCGCGACTTCCGCATCGAACATCCGGTCGGCGCGCTCTCGATCATCCAGAAAACCAAGAAACCCGGCTGGGGAATCGACGGCGGGAAACCCGGGGCGAAAAACGGAATCGTCCTCGACCTCGCCGACGACGCCGACGAGCGAGTCCAGATACTCGTCGACAATACCGACCTGTACAACGACGGCAACACCTGGGCGGGGTTCTTCCGCGGAAACTTCGCCCCCGGCGAAGTCATCTCGAACCGCACCGGCGGCGGTGGCGGCTACGGCGACCCATACGACCGCGACCCCGAAGCCGTCCTCGAGGACGTCAAAGACGGCTACGTCTCGCGGGCGGCCGCCGAAAACGAGTACGGCGTCGTCATTACCGACGACCTCGAGATCAACGCGGAGGCGACTCGAGAACACCGAACATCGTAA
- a CDS encoding hydantoinase B/oxoprolinase family protein — translation MSHQTNEPKTDLDPFTREVITNALQSAAEESFINLGRTAKSSVIYETLDYATGIVDIDGNVVAQANGVPGFLGTLKFCVSDTVEKFGRDGFEPGDVIMLNDYHGGTHLNDVAMVAPVFLEDDGRDEPVMFLASKAHWTDIGGKDPGSWTTDATSVFQEGIQYPMVKLYEGGVENEAVADIVAANTRMPEMTLGDMQAQKASLDVGVERVQDIAREYGWDTLEVAVDAWLEYGHDLVRDAVEELPNGTYHAQDYLDDDGITDEPIHVECAVTITDETVTLDYTGTDPETEGPINSPYAASISDVRSFFQAITLPGAPTNEGFFEPLEVIIPEGTVLNATKPAPIGTDWESSAMAAELPWKALAPQLPDKLSAGHFTSVCATIVGGTDERTGDDFLVIEPQPGGWGACADRDGADVLVCAGDGDTLEMPVEIMETRFPLLFDQFALDTPQEAGHGRFRGGTGLVQDYTMYNESGGFITASFGRSEYPPWGVEGGEKGDGNYIELLRNDGSVERASKLTNEPLEDGETARLVTSSGGGWGDPLEREPERVLEDCRDEYITPELAREVYGVALTESGEIDDAATERLRAEKRTETEANEHERR, via the coding sequence ATGAGTCACCAGACAAACGAACCGAAAACCGACCTCGACCCGTTTACTCGAGAGGTCATTACGAACGCCTTGCAAAGCGCTGCTGAGGAGTCGTTTATCAACCTCGGCCGAACGGCTAAATCGAGCGTCATCTACGAGACGCTCGACTACGCGACCGGTATCGTCGACATCGACGGGAACGTCGTCGCGCAGGCCAACGGCGTTCCGGGGTTTCTCGGAACGCTGAAATTCTGCGTTTCGGACACCGTCGAGAAGTTCGGCCGCGATGGGTTCGAACCCGGCGACGTGATTATGCTCAACGACTATCACGGCGGCACCCACCTGAACGACGTCGCGATGGTTGCCCCGGTCTTCCTCGAAGACGACGGACGAGACGAACCAGTCATGTTCCTCGCTTCGAAGGCCCACTGGACGGACATCGGTGGCAAAGACCCCGGTTCGTGGACGACTGATGCAACGAGCGTCTTCCAGGAGGGGATACAGTATCCGATGGTCAAACTCTACGAGGGTGGCGTCGAGAACGAAGCCGTCGCCGATATCGTCGCCGCGAACACCCGCATGCCCGAGATGACGCTCGGAGACATGCAGGCCCAGAAGGCCTCCCTCGACGTCGGCGTCGAACGCGTCCAGGATATCGCTCGAGAGTACGGCTGGGACACCCTCGAGGTGGCCGTCGACGCGTGGCTCGAGTACGGCCACGATCTGGTACGGGACGCCGTCGAGGAACTGCCAAACGGCACCTATCACGCCCAGGATTACCTGGACGACGACGGCATTACCGACGAACCGATCCACGTCGAGTGTGCGGTAACGATTACCGACGAGACGGTCACCCTCGATTACACTGGCACCGACCCGGAAACGGAAGGACCGATCAACTCGCCGTACGCCGCGAGTATCAGCGACGTCCGGTCGTTCTTCCAGGCCATTACGCTCCCGGGTGCACCGACCAACGAGGGCTTTTTCGAACCGCTCGAGGTGATTATTCCGGAAGGGACAGTACTCAATGCTACCAAACCGGCACCAATCGGAACCGACTGGGAGTCTTCCGCGATGGCGGCCGAACTCCCCTGGAAGGCACTTGCCCCACAGTTGCCAGATAAACTCTCGGCGGGGCATTTCACGAGCGTCTGTGCGACCATCGTCGGGGGAACTGACGAACGCACTGGCGACGACTTCCTCGTTATCGAACCGCAACCCGGCGGGTGGGGAGCCTGCGCCGACAGGGACGGGGCTGACGTCCTCGTCTGTGCCGGGGACGGCGACACCCTCGAGATGCCCGTCGAAATCATGGAGACGCGGTTTCCACTGCTGTTCGACCAGTTCGCCCTCGACACGCCACAGGAGGCAGGTCACGGCCGCTTCCGTGGGGGCACCGGACTCGTGCAAGACTACACGATGTACAACGAAAGCGGCGGCTTCATCACCGCCTCCTTCGGCCGGTCGGAGTATCCACCCTGGGGTGTCGAAGGCGGGGAGAAAGGGGACGGCAACTACATCGAACTGTTGCGAAACGACGGCTCCGTCGAACGGGCGTCGAAGCTAACCAACGAACCCCTCGAAGACGGCGAAACCGCCAGACTCGTCACCAGTTCCGGCGGTGGCTGGGGCGACCCACTCGAGCGTGAGCCCGAACGGGTCCTCGAGGACTGCCGAGACGAATACATCACTCCGGAACTCGCTCGAGAGGTGTACGGTGTCGCCCTTACCGAGTCGGGGGAGATAGACGACGCGGCGACTGAACGGCTGCGTGCGGAGAAACGAACGGAAACCGAAGCGAACGAACACGAGAGGAGATAA